From the Deinococcus gobiensis I-0 genome, the window TAAGAGCTTGGAAGACGAGGGGAGTATCAGGAGTAGAAAATAATGATATTCCTCGACATACATAGCCGATTAACACAATAACCATTGTTTAGAAGCATTATAATATCAATGACTAATTTACGGATCGCAGTGGCTTTGTTTCGCTTGTGTCCCATCGGAGTGCGCCTCACCTCAATCAGGGTCAGGCAGGCGCAGGTGACAGTTATCCCCGAGAGGGAATAAAAAATCCGCCCTCTCGGGCGGTTATAAGAAAAATATAGCGCGCTATACAGGCACGGTCAACTCCAGCCACCGGAACCCGAAAAGCCGCGCCCAGCCAGCTATTTCCAACCCTCGCAGCGGCCAGCCTATGCACTCTGGCAGCCCAGGCCACGCAGCCCTGCCCCTAGGCTGGCATTGCCTTTAGGGGAACAGGCGGCCCGGCCTGTTAGCCTCGGCCATGCCCACCACCGTCTTCCTCGACGTGAACGAGACGCTACTCGACCTCTCGGCACTCGACCCGCACTTTACCGCCGCCTTCGGAGACGCCCAGACCCGCCCCAAGTGGTTTGCCGAACTGCTGCAACTGGCCCTGACCCACACTGTGACCGGCGACTACCGCGACTTCTCAGTGCTGGGCGAGGCCGCCCTGCACGCGCTGGGGCAAAAGCTGGGCCAGCCCGTCCCCGCCGACCTGCCCAATCAGGTGCGCGCCACTATGCGCCAGCTCCCGCCGCACCCCGACACCCACGCGGCGCTGGAACGCCTGCGGGGCGGCGGCGCGGCCCTCTACGCCCTGACCAACAACCCCCTGCCGGTCGTGCAGGCACAGCTGGAGCACGCGGGCCTGGGCGACCTGTTTACGGGCGTCCTGTCGGCCGACACGGTCCAGACCCTCAAGCCGGGGCGCGCCGCCTACCTGCACGGCCTCCAAGCGGCGGGGGCCGACGCGGCCGACAGCTGGCTGGTCGCCGCCCACGGCTGGGACATCACGGGGGCGCGGGCGGCGGGCCTGCGGACCGCCTTCGTCACCCGGCCGGGGCAGGCCCAGAACTCCCTCGCCCCGGCCGACGTGTCCGGCCCGCTGGCCGAGGTCGCCGGGACCATCCTGGCCGGGTAGGGCCAGCGGCTATCCTCGCCCCATGCCTCCCCTCCGCTCCCACATCCAGCCGGGCCTCACGGTAGACATCGTGCAGAAGCAGGACCAACCCACTGGTCGCCTCACGCGCGGCGTCGTCTCGGCGCTGCTCACCCGGTCGCCCTCGCACCCGCACGGCATCAAGGTGCGCCTCACGACCGGCGAGGTCGGGCGGGTACAGGCGGTGATCGGCGCGGGCGACCAATAAAAAAGCCGCCCTCTCGGACGGTGATAGGAGAAATATAGCGCCGTATGCAGGCCCTGTCAATTCCATCCGGCGGGCCGGAAAAAGGCCGTGTGGCACGCCTTGCCGCCGCGCCTACGCCCCATCCGCCCTGCATACGACCAGCGGGCCGCGCGGGCCGAGGGTGATGCCGGGCACAGGCGTATCGTCGCCGCGCACCGCGCGCAGGGGGGGCAGGGCCGCCAGCGCGTCCAGAATGAGCATCTGCGCGAGGTGCATGCCCAGGCACAGCCGCTCGCCCCCGCCGAAGGGCAGGTAGGCCCAGGCGGGCGGCTTGTGCGCCCAGCGCTCGGGGTGAAACTGCTCAGGCGCGTCCCACAGCGCCGGGTCGCGGCCCGAGAGGTAGGGCGAGTACAGCGCCAGTGCCCCGCGCGGCAGCCGCACCCCCTCCCACACGAGGTCGCGGCCCAGGCGGCGGCTGCCCATCCAGCCGGGGGGATGCAGGCGCAGCGTCTCCTTCAGCACGGCCGGGTGGTGCTCCGGCGCGTGCCACTGCGGGTGCTGGGCAAGGTGCCACACGGCGTAGGCGAGCGCGTGCGTGGTCGTGTCGTGGGCGGCGGCCAGCGACACGCGCGCCTCCTCCAGCCCGCCGGGCAGCGGGGCCAGCAGCGCCAGCAGGTCGTCGCCGCCCCCGGCCCGCAGGCGCGCGTGCGACAGGCGGCGCAGCTCGCGGTCCACCGCCCAGAACAGCGGCGGGCGCGGCAGCGCAGGCACCGGAAAGGGCCGGCGCAGCGGCGCCAGAAAGGCGTGCAGCAGCGCGTGGTCGAACTCGCCGCTGAAGTACGCCGCGTTCAGCAGCCGCAGCACCGCCTCGTCGGCCCAGGCCAGGGCGTCGAACTCGCCGGGGGGCAGGGGCGGCAGGGCGGCGCGGGTGCGCGCCTGCAAGGCCACCATGTGCGCGCGCCCGAAGCCGGGGTTCACCATGCGCCGCCGCCCCGCGTGCCCCGGCGCGTCGGCCAGGATCACGCCGCCCGACAGGTAGGGCACCACCCGCGAGAAGCTGCCCGCGCTGCGGAAGGTCGGCAGGTCGCTCAGCAGCGCGCGGTTCCAGGCCGGCGAGAAGCCCACCACCGCCGGCAGCCCCAGCCGCAGCCGGAACAGCCCGCGCCCGGCGGCCCGCGCCCGCGTGGCCCCCTCCTCGATCAGGGGCAGGGGCCGCAGCGCCCAGTCCTGGAGGTGGCCGTTGCCGGGCTTGGTGGGCGGCTCGGGCAGGGTGTCCAGGGCCAGACCCGCCGGGAACCGGCCCATCAGCTCAGGTCCGGCCATACCTCTCCCCTGCCCGGCACCTGACGGCCGTCCAGGTCGTCGTAGGGCAGGCCCAGCAGTGTGCCAGCTCCGTTCCAGCCCGAGAGCACCGACAGCGGCACGCCGCCGCCCGGGTGCACCGTGCCGCCCACCTGCACCAGGTTGCGCGCCTGCGGCAGCGTCCAGCCGGGGCGCAGGCTGCCGCTCAGGCCATGCGGCGCGCGGCCGTACAGCGCCCCGCCCCGCGCCGTGCGGGCGTAGTCGGCGGGCGACAGGGCGTGCCAGTCCTCGACCTCCAGCGCGAAGACCTTCTGGAGCCGCTCGAGCAGCCACACGCCGTACTCGCGGGCGTCCGGGGCCACGTCGGGCCGGGGCGGCGCGTTGACGAGCAAAAAGGCCTCCCGGCCGTTCAGGTGCAGGTACAGCGTCGGGTCCTGGGGCAGCCGCCCGCGCCGGATGTCGCGCCACTCGCGGGCGTAGTCGGCGGGCCAGAAGATGTGGTGGGCCTGCCCCCGGTCCTCCCGCAGCCGCAGTTGCAGGGCGAAGCCGCTCACGCCGCGCGGGGTGGGCTTCTCGTCCAGGCCCAGCCACCCGGCTGTCAGGGCGCGGTCGGCGGCGCTGACCCAGGCGTCGGCGGCGAAGGCCCCCCGGTCGGTGTGCGCCCCCAGCACCCGGCCCCCATGCGTGCTGAGGTGCGTGACGCGCGTGCCGTACTCGAAGCGCACGCCCAGCGCCTCGGCCTGGGCGTGCAGGCGCCCGGCCAGGGCCAGCAGGCCGCCCGGCAGGTGCCACACGCCGTAGCCCAGTTCGACCCAGGCGATGTTGTGCAGCACGGCCGGCGCGCGGTAGGGGTCGGCCCCCAGGTAGGTCGCGAAGCGCAGCCAGAACGGCGTGAGACGCGGCCCCGAGCGCACGAAGCGGGCCAGCGTCGAGAAGGGCGCGGCCCGGCGGCCCCGCGTCAGGGCGTAGCGGGCCAGCCGGGGCAGCGTGGGCGGCGGCCCGAACAGGAAGGTGGGCGCGGCGTCCNGGTANATGCGGCGCGAGGCGGCCAGCAGCGCCGCGTAGCGCCGTCCCTCGGCCGCCGACAGTTGCGCGAGCGTCGGCTCCAGACTGCCCGCCACGTGCAGCGCCTCGGGCGCGAAGGGCTGGCCGCGCCCGTGGTAGGTCGTGGTGGGCCGCGCCGGGCTCAGGGCGGGCAGCGGCAGCCCCAGCCGCGCGTGCAGCCCCCGGAAGACCTGGGGCATGGTGACTACCGTGGGGCCACTGGAAAAGTCGAAGGCCCCGAGCGCGGCCTTGCCGCCGGGGCCGTCCAGCGCGTCCAGCACCGTGACCCTGGCCCCGGCCTGGGCCAGCCGCAGCGCCGCCGCCAACCCCGCGAAGCCCGACCCGATGACCGCGACATGCTGCGGCGTCCTTCCCCGATTCACGGCCTGAAGATAGCCCAGGGCCGGAGCCGCCTGCCCGCGTCCCCTCCGGCCCTGCTGGACTGCCTCCTTACTTCGGCGTACTGACGGTGT encodes:
- a CDS encoding haloacid dehalogenase type II, with amino-acid sequence MPTTVFLDVNETLLDLSALDPHFTAAFGDAQTRPKWFAELLQLALTHTVTGDYRDFSVLGEAALHALGQKLGQPVPADLPNQVRATMRQLPPHPDTHAALERLRGGGAALYALTNNPLPVVQAQLEHAGLGDLFTGVLSADTVQTLKPGRAAYLHGLQAAGADAADSWLVAAHGWDITGARAAGLRTAFVTRPGQAQNSLAPADVSGPLAEVAGTILAG
- a CDS encoding YwbE family protein encodes the protein MPPLRSHIQPGLTVDIVQKQDQPTGRLTRGVVSALLTRSPSHPHGIKVRLTTGEVGRVQAVIGAGDQ
- a CDS encoding cytochrome P450 yields the protein MAGPELMGRFPAGLALDTLPEPPTKPGNGHLQDWALRPLPLIEEGATRARAAGRGLFRLRLGLPAVVGFSPAWNRALLSDLPTFRSAGSFSRVVPYLSGGVILADAPGHAGRRRMVNPGFGRAHMVALQARTRAALPPLPPGEFDALAWADEAVLRLLNAAYFSGEFDHALLHAFLAPLRRPFPVPALPRPPLFWAVDRELRRLSHARLRAGGGDDLLALLAPLPGGLEEARVSLAAAHDTTTHALAYAVWHLAQHPQWHAPEHHPAVLKETLRLHPPGWMGSRRLGRDLVWEGVRLPRGALALYSPYLSGRDPALWDAPEQFHPERWAHKPPAWAYLPFGGGERLCLGMHLAQMLILDALAALPPLRAVRGDDTPVPGITLGPRGPLVVCRADGA
- a CDS encoding phytoene desaturase family protein, producing the protein MNRGRTPQHVAVIGSGFAGLAAALRLAQAGARVTVLDALDGPGGKAALGAFDFSSGPTVVTMPQVFRGLHARLGLPLPALSPARPTTTYHGRGQPFAPEALHVAGSLEPTLAQLSAAEGRRYAALLAASRRXYXDAAPTFLFGPPPTLPRLARYALTRGRRAAPFSTLARFVRSGPRLTPFWLRFATYLGADPYRAPAVLHNIAWVELGYGVWHLPGGLLALAGRLHAQAEALGVRFEYGTRVTHLSTHGGRVLGAHTDRGAFAADAWVSAADRALTAGWLGLDEKPTPRGVSGFALQLRLREDRGQAHHIFWPADYAREWRDIRRGRLPQDPTLYLHLNGREAFLLVNAPPRPDVAPDAREYGVWLLERLQKVFALEVEDWHALSPADYARTARGGALYGRAPHGLSGSLRPGWTLPQARNLVQVGGTVHPGGGVPLSVLSGWNGAGTLLGLPYDDLDGRQVPGRGEVWPDLS